A genomic window from Betta splendens chromosome 17, fBetSpl5.4, whole genome shotgun sequence includes:
- the LOC114844015 gene encoding solute carrier family 22 member 23-like isoform X2, whose amino-acid sequence MLVFGLTVAFSVNVPMFSTLRFFEGFCLAGIVLSLYVLRIELCLPGWRFSVTMVASFVMLGGQLLMPGVAYLCRDWQVLQAVIICPLLLMLSYIWLFPESLRWLLATQQYCRSKWIVGHIVKKNQMRNMELDTELQRALQKRPKKTCIVKMVGTRNLWKNIVVLCVNSLTGYGIHHCFARSLRDPEAEDTTMFRSFYADYYTMAAIAVASCLALCPAVGLMGRRGGLLLFMIITALASLLQLGLLNLLGKYSGHLNIDSSGTLNTNFSIAFSIIGMFSSHAVSNLSIFFCAEITPTVIRGGGLGLVLASAGFGMLTAPIMELHNQKGYFLHHIIFACCTLICIICILLLPEMRDQPLPETLADVEVYSRPPLLSQRRAEQGFLLTRSESSRVYTRVQGTPLHEAAATAVSTMDSTASSAVDLTAPSVGDASAPALTEARSAEPEAKGPNGHSASAPSTVPITTLGKDGVIHLSTENLLSSTPLHAASCNTDPLLTSAEVLPASALDHVEPQMDSVPPETTDTGASPAAESAVAPVSSADSPAPPVPPVPASLLICTTPVIEPQPSTVLESPNPASNDTDAMAPKREPPPAEQPRAAIAHDSPPSSPASPSAATVSPSADSGLVPSEDSPGPPAIADADAAPGGSTAPPAIDTAHGSDPEPAPLTVADIAPHRAAFLVLEAVPPFKTDSPTPPSIVDCTISSPIDSGVLYARDGTGTASSTVNGVASS is encoded by the exons GGATCGAGCTGTGCCTGCCCGGGTGGCGCTTCTCCGTGACCATGGTGGCCAGCTTTGTGATGCTGGGTGGCCAGCTGCTGATGCCCGGGGTGGCCTACCTCTGTCGAGACTGGCAGGTCCTGCAAGCTGTCATCATCTGCcccctgctgctgatgctgtccTACATCTG gcTGTTCCCTGAGTCACTGCGTTGGCTGCTGGCCACTCAGCAGTACTGCCGCTCCAAATGGATCGTGGGGCACATCGTGAAGAAAAACCAGATGAGGAACATGGAGCTGGACACAG AGCTGCAGCGAGCGCTGCAGAAGAGGCCCAAAAAGACGTGCATCGTGAAAATGGTCGGGACGCGGAACCTGTGGAAGAACATCGTGGTGCTCTGCGTCAACTC GCTGACGGGCTACGGGATCCACCACTGCTTCGCCCGCAGCCTGAGGGACCCCGAGGCGGAGGACACCACCATGTTCCGCAGCTTCTATGCAGACTACTACACCATGGCGGCCATCGCCGTGGCCTCCTGCCTGGCGCTGTGCCCGGCCGTGGGCCTGATGGGCCGGCGCGGCGGCCTCCTGCTGTTCATGATCATCACCGCGCTGgcgtcgctgctgcagctggggcTGCTCAACC TGCTGGGGAAGTACAGCGGCCACCTGAACATAG ACAGCTCGGGCACGCTGAACACCAACTTCTCCATCGCCTTCTCCATCATCGGCATGTTTTCCTCGCATGCAGTCAGCAACCTGAGCATCTTCTTCTGTGCTGAGATCACGCCCACTGTGATCAG GGGCGGCGGCCTGGGCCTGGTCCTCGCCAGCGCCGGCTTCGGCATGCTGACGGCGCCCATCATGGAGCTCCACAACCAGAAGGGCTACTTCCTCCACCACATCATCTTCGCCTGCTGCACGCTGATCTGCATCATCTGCATCCTCCTGCTGCCCGAGATGCGCGACCAGCCGCTCCCGGAGACGCTGGCCGACGTGGAGGTCTACAGCCGCCCGCCGCTCCTGTCGCAGCGGCGCGCCGAGCAGGGCTTCCTGCTGACGCGCTCCGAGAGCAGCCGGGTGTACACGCGCGTGCAGGGCACGCCGCTGCACGaggccgccgccaccgccgtgTCCACCATGGACTCCACCGCCTCCTCGGCCGTGGATCTGACGGCGCCCTCCGTCGGCGACGCGTCCGCCCCCGCCTTAACGGAGGCGCGTTCGGCCGAACCCGAGGCCAAAGGCCCCAACGGTCACTCAGCGTCCGCCCCGTCCACCGTCCCCATCACTACTCTGGGCAAAGACGGCGTAATCCACCTGAGCACGGAGAACCTGCTGTCGTCCACTCCTTTACACGCCGCCTCCTGCAACACGGACCCACTTTTAACCAGTGCAGAGGTACTTCCAGCATCCGCTTTGGATCACGTTGAGCCCCAGATGGACTCTGTTCCTCCCGAAACCACTGACACCGGCGCCTCTCCCGCGGCAGAGTCCGCCGTCGCCCCCGTCTCCTCGGCGGACTCCCCCGCTCCCCCTGTCCCCCCGGTGCCCGCCTCCCTGTTGATCTGCACCACGCCTGTCATCGAACCCCAGCCCAGCACCGTCTTAGAATCCCCAAACCCCGCCAGCAATGACACTGACGCTATGGCCCCGAAGCGTGAGCCGCCCCCTGCGGAGCAGCCTCGCGCCGCAATAGCGCACGACAGCCCCCcatcctcccccgcctccccctccgcgGCCACCGTTTCCCCCTCCGCTGACTCGGGCCTCGTGCCTTCGGAGgactcccccggtcctcccgcCATAGCTGACGCCGACGCCGCCCCGGGGGGTTCTACCGCCCCCCCCGCCATAGACACTGCCCACGGTTCTGACCCAGAACCGGCCCCTCTGACTGTCGCAGACATTGCACCGCACCGAGCTGCTTTCCTAGTCCTGGAGGCCGTACCGCCGTTCAAGACGGATTCACCCACGCCCCCCTCCATCGTGGactgcaccatctcctcccccaTAGACTCTGGTGTCCTGTACGCGAGGGACGGCACCGGCACAGCAAGCAGCACTGTTAATGGCGTGGCGTCCTCATGA